aaattctttgaatagcaatttttataaatatttgttataaatataaattgcttgtttattcaatttatacataaaatatattataattttctttgtagCACGTTTCAATATCACTACTCACTTATATATAAGTAGTGTGGTAAGCCAGTGCATTAATATACGCAATATCTTCTACCTTAatcaattaaaagattaaggtGAACAATGAAAATTgcgtataaaatgtataataaagttaACTGACTACAAACCTGCGCATGTTGGGCATAACACGTCTTTCTTGTACTCAGCTGATCCTTATTCGTAAAACCAATGCAAAACACTCTGAGCAAATAACCATCTGTAGTTTTCACATCGACATTAGCTTCGATGAGTGTTTGCCACTTTTTCACCATAGAACGAAGTTTATCTGTTGTTAAATCCATTCCATGGAAGTTGGTCAATACATTTCGGCCTTGGACATCTTCGGCAATCAGTCTAAATTTCCGGAACGATCTCTCTGCATCCTGATCGCTTTGCAAGTCAGCCAGAGACACCTCAAACACTCTGAACTTTAATCCCTCAGAAGCGATCTCTGccaaataaatactattttataatatttatatatatttatatatcgataagcaaaagagaaaaataactaattagaaattagtaaaaagcAATCAGCTATTACACGTATTAGATGaaagtttaaagaaaaagattctCACTTGTTCCTTGAGTCCTATTGACCAGAGTTTTCCCAACCTGCCGATTGGCAAACATAGACGGTGCTTTAACATCGTACCAGTCTTTGCGAGTGAAGGGATCGAcactgaaataataataattaaataagaaagcatgcacatataataatatatgcacGACGGCAAAATGAAAGTTAGGTTAAACCCGCGTGATCAAGTATTGCATGCGCCAGCTGACACGTATTGAACGCATCTCGCTAATATTTaggaaacatttaaaatacaattaataatcatattactacgattatattacaattgaCAAAAATGATACATTctaatacaaattattgacAGTACATGCCACTCGCGTTGATCTGCATATATCCAACATAACCAAAGACATCACGCGAAACGATAAGTcggtgaaaaatttttcacgaatgagaaaaaattagcTGTGCTTAAAATGCAATATGTTTCACTTACATCTTCTTCTTCACTCCCTTTTTGCCTCCTTTCGAAAGTCCTTTATTCTTGCCTACCGCCATGATACCGCGTTGCAGGTGAAAAGAAACAGTTCCACAGCGGAAGTTGCTAACCGACTTGCGAGTCGTCGAAAACGGAAGTTACTGCTCGAATGAAAAGAACAACACTGAAATGTGAAGGTTTATTGTCTAGTGTCTTGTAACTTTTAGCCAATGACTGAACACTAGataaaatgagataatagGCCTTACAAACCTGTTATCTCTCTCAATGGTAAATCATCAATTTCCGGTTTCACGTTCTTTGCTTTAAAAGAACTCTAGTGAATGTTAgtctatttatatatgagTTGGACCTAACCTTGCGCTAATTTGTCATCTACATGGAAAGAACCGTTCGTGCAATAATAATTCACAGTGCAGTATTTATAGATAATACGCCCTGGATAATGTCTTTATCGCGGCGCGAAATGTCACCATCGTCCCGTACATAAGAATTTTCACGAACGCAGCTCGTCGCGCCATTTCACGTGAGCGCACGATGAAGTGTCATTCTGTGAAAAATATTCGTGTgccataaaataatatctctatCCACCGAATGATTACATTTAGATTGCTGCTTCCTGCGGTGTGTATTCTAGCATTTTGCTTATATCTTATCGCATTTCGGTCATTTTTATGTCGTTTTGCTTGTTGACTCAAAGTAAAGTATATAAGTAAACACTTGAAGTGACGTGACTTGTACACGTCGTTTACTAACtttaaatttgctaaatttgcATATCACTAAGCGCTAATCTAAAACTGACAATGATAGAAACTcgatttgattatattatagGTGAGAAGTGAGtgatatttaagaataatttatatgtgtataccTACTTAAAACAATGATGGAGTTGAGCCATAGTCTTACCCTCAATGAGGATGCGCTTAATCAAATACCGGAGGCGAAACGACCGGTCTTTATTTTCGAATGGTTGCGTTTCCTGGACAAAGTTTTGGTTGCTGCACAAAaggtattaatttaaaagtttgacatttataattctaaaGTTTAGGATTAGATAGAAAGGAATTTATAGgtatatatgtttattctaaatattttatcgtgaTAAATGTTTCTTATAGAATGATATTAAGGGATGTCAGCAAAAGTTAGTTGAGCAGTTGACCAGACATATGCAGGGTGCTCCTGGTCCACCCACGCGGCGTCTTATAGCGAGATGTCTCGCTACTTTATTCAGTGTTGGTGATACATTCTTGCTCTTCGACACTGTCAACAAATGCAATGATATCTTGAGGAATAAAGATGATTCACCAAGCTTTTTACCCACAAAATTGTAAgtgtgaatttattttattaataattaatattttacattgaaataactttttttttagatatttaatactttttactaAAGATAGTAAACACAGCTTCCATGCACATTTCTGTTTGCACATCTCAAAACATGTTAAAATACAGTTCGCGATtctctagaaaataaaattgcagtgCATATCTTCAATCTCTTTGAATTCCAATTTAGATATGCAACTGCCAACGCGCCGAGTTAATATCCTACAATagaataattctataatacaTGTACATATGTTTGTAGAGCTGCTATTTGCTGTGTGGGATGTATGTATGAGAAGTTGGGAAGAATGATGGGCAGGTCATATGAGGAGACTGTGCAGATTCTAATCAAGTCTTTACGCTCTGCTGAGTCACAAACACGGATAGAAATCATGCACACATTGGAAAAAGTAATGAATAACTTTATTGACAATTTCTAATGAACTGTTCTGATATAATATATCCATAATATaactttgtattataattaggTATGCGCTGGCATGGGATCAGCAATAACTAATGTACACAAGGAGATATACAAAGTTTCCAGGCATTATTTAACAGACAGAGTAATGGCGGTGAGATGTGCCGCCGCCAAGGtactgaaatttataaaacacgaattactttcctttcttttataattacaataatttgtttttgcagTGCTTGTTGGAAATGTTAAATCACGCTCCGTTCTTATATACTACTGAAATTGAAAGCGTTGCGACATTGTGCTTCCGAGCATTTGAGGGCTCAAATTACGAAGTAAGATGCTCTGTCGCTAAACTACTGGGCACTTTAGTAGCAATGACGCAGCTTCCGTCTCCCAAAATTAAGAATCTTATAGGTATGTAAGggagatataataaaactgtataaaaaatatttattgtattaatatgtgTTGCCTGTTTTTCTTTACAGTCTCGCACAACAAAGGTGTTAAACAAACATCGCTCGAGGAGGTGTTAAATATTCTCATGTCTGGATTTTTGAGAGGCGGCGTCGGGTTTCTGAAAGGAACGGGTGAGATAATAAAAGGAAGCTCCAGCGTGAATAGAGAAGTGCGAGTTGGTGTGACACACGTAAGCATTATATACAAGCAtacatatttagatattttttttcggaataaaaatggatatttgatttttaccAATATTTGCAGGCGTACGTGGTGTTCGTTCAAATGTTGGGCGGCACGTGGCTGGAACGCAATGTCGGCACATTAATCGCGCATGTTTTAGACCTGGTCACGAATCCAAAAGCCGCCAGCTCGCACGTCGAAGCGGTGTACTCGCGCAAATGCGTGAACTTTATATTGCGCGGCACCGTCGGCAAACTGCTAGGCGAAGGCGCTCAGGCCGCCGCTTGCAAGGAGATAGCGCATATTATTCTGAAGCAGATGAATTCCATCGGTAATAATCAGTTTTACGTATTGATGTAGCCTCGTGatatcacaattttaatgtaatcttATAGATTTCAGCCCGGAAAACGCCAAGGATTGCAATCAGGAGACGTTGTTCAGTCAACATTTATTGGTGTGCGCTTTGCAAGAAATGGGCAGTTTAATTCTGGGTTTGGGCACCACGGCCACAAATTTGTTATCCGATCAATCTCTGAGTATGTATTCGCAAACTTTCGTTTTTTTGATGGGGaaatgatttttgtaatataattatttattgcttcgCAGGTTTAATCGACACCATAATGGCCGTCTTGGTGCATCCATGTCAAGCGGCTAGACTGGCGGCTTCCTGGTGTTTACGATGCATCTGCGTGGCAGTACCGAGTCAGATAACGCCGTTGATCGACCGCTGCGTCGATGGAATCGAAAACATGCGCAGCTCACCGGAAGCTATAGCCGGTTATAGCAGCGCTCTTGCCGCGGTACTAGGAAGCGTTCGTCTGTCACCTTTGGGAGTTCCTCACACTAAGGGAAAGGTACGTGTCTACTTAATGAAGCAATCAACAAGCttggaatttaataattaaaaacatttatctatgaaaatattttaaatgctacacgttttgttgaatttttcttaaaatttgcagttaaaattttttagaattaagtttatgtattatttttattcaaatccattatttttttcagataattttcaatactGCGGAAGAACTTTTAAGAAGCGCAAGTCAAAACAGTCGATTGTCTTTAAATCGCACGCACGCAGGATGGCTCTTGATAGGAGCGATAATGACTTTAggtataaatatcttatattaaaCAACATACGCgagttgtatatatatatatattttttttttaatacaggCACAGCAGTGGTGAAGGGCTTGTTGCCGAGAATGTTACTTTTGTGGAGAAACTCCTTCCCGCGTTCGACCAAGGAACTCGAAAGCGAGAAGGCGCGCGGCGATGCTTTCACATGGCAAGTGACTCTGGAAGGACGTGCCGGTGCGCTGTCGGCTATGTACAGCTTCTTGTTACACTGTCCGGAGCTTCTGAACGACGATATTACGCGGCGACTGCTTACGCCGGTCGAATCCGCTCTGGCAATGCTGACAAGGTATGAATATTAATaccatttaaataatcaagaaaatatttaagagtACAAGAATTCTTTAGCATCGAGTATTGTATGTTTTCTAGTTTGTCACccgttttgaaaaattacggCCAACAGTTGAAGGCTCCCGCGGCTATGGTGCGTTTGCGCTTGTATGAAACGTTATTGCTATTGCCACCGCAAACTTTCGAAGGTAAATTTCATGCACtgtaaatgttaatttaaaattagtttgtATTTGTACTCTTTGCTTTCTATTTATCTGCGTCATCGTGTAGGTTCTTACACGTATCTTCTAAGAATGCTGGTGTCGGAGTTCACGCTGACAGATAATCCTGGAAACACGACTACTTCCTTGTTGCGCGTAGTTTGCCACGCAAACGATTCTGTGATCCTCGGTACTTGGCTGCAGGAGACTGATCATCGCACAATAGAAGATCAAGTAAGTATAtttcagtataatttttattcccatAAGTAGCCTAATATCATTGTGTCTGATGCTTTGCTGAGTGTAAGTTGTGCTCTTCTAACATCTACTAACAAAAAAGTTAagattttcttgttttatatctgtgtaattaacatttcatttattaactgacatattttatatcttcgaTCTTGCTAATCTCAAATATGAAGAATAGCACACTCTTGTAAGCTTTTGtagaatgtaatttttgtaaaatattatcgttCGTGTTTAGATGGAACCGAACAGAAGGGCAGATTTGGAACATGTGAGTAAAACATGTGTTCTGCAAAGTATGCCTTTCATGTttctgttataataataatttgttgtcactatttatgtttatgttttaGATATAAAGATCActgattttgtaaataaatcatattttatattattatattttactgattattgattatttatataataggaatattatattttgaatattgtgTACTTAATATACTTATTTCATTATGTTTTATTCCTGCCAATTAAAACACAGTCTGcgtatcttatttattttagttttttaggaatacatatttatataatatttgtctgtcttaattatttcacatatgcagccttatttttctattatataacctaaaaaaattacttttatgatCTATGTCCTTTCTTCTAGCTCCAACCAAACAGTGCTGCAGGATCCGGAGCATTGGAACATAATACATGCTGTCTTTACAGACCAATATCAAatgtaagtttttaaataattaaaattttccataatatttcacatattttacttaaatctTCTGTCAttcttctatttattttttattattatgattcaTAAATACagagaaaattgtaatttgaacttacgaaatataattacttacagATCGAGATAATTCCTGGTCCTTTGCCGTTGGGCGTAGCGGTGATCGACTTATCAGTCATGTTATTTGGTCAAATATTCCCGCGTGTAGCGAATAAGCACAGATTGCAGATGCTGGATCATTTCAGTGAATGCATAAAACACACCAAGTCCGGTAGACAAGAGGCGATACAGATGAATGTATTCACGGCTGTGTTAAGCGGTTTAAAGGGACTCAACGAGGCGAAAATGGGCTTCGGGCAAGAAGACGTCAAGAAGTCCGCCACTAATCTTATCATCGTAAGCATTGTTGTTACAAGAATCGAATAAgagtttgttttattatcCGTGCGAAATTATAATGAGAAATAACCTACGTTTCAGAGCACACTGGTCAGCGGCAATCCTATTCTGCGATGGGCAGCGGGCGAAGCGGTCGGCAGAATGGCTCAAGTGATCTCCGATCCCAAGTTCACCGCGGAATTGGCGCAGACCAGTTTCGATCGTCTGAAATCGGCTCGCGACGTCGTCAGCAGAACCGGCCACTCGCTGGCGTTGGGCTGCCTTCATAAGTACGTCGGCGGAATGGGCTCGAGTCAACATCTTAACACCAGCGTCAGCATCTTACTTGCGCTCGCGCAGGATAATTCGTCTCCTGTAGTACAAGTAAGACATTATTGCGCTGTGATGCTATTGTTTACATTTGACCTtgggaaataataaaataaattttctttttctccagGTTTGGGCACTGCATGCTCTGTCTCTGATAGCTGACTCCGGCGGACCAATGTTCAGAGGATACGTGGAACCTACGCTGTCCTTAGCGCTGACTCTCCTTCTCAATGTTCCTCACTCTTACATCGATGTGCACCAGTGCATCGGGAAAGTTTTATCGGCGCTTATCACGACGATAGGACCAGAATTGCAAGGTAAACGCACAACATAGTTAATTATGTGCAAAGTAATTACGAGACAGTTGCTTTTGACAAAGATGATATATTGAACAATCGATTTCAGGCAATACGTCGACGATTTGTATGGCGCGGTCGTCATTTTTGTGCGCGTGTGCCATTATGCAAGATCATCAGGATCCGCTCGTTCAAGCCGAGGCAACCGGCTGTCTTCAGCAGTTACATCTCTTCGCACCCAGACACGTCAATTTATCTTCTCTCGTTCCTACATTATGCGTAAGACTTTCTCGGCaaacttttcaaaaactaTAGtttatcgtgaaatttttattgtatggttttttttcactttgcaGCGTACTTTGTCGAGCAATCACTTGCTTCTGCGTAAAGCTGCAATATCGTGCCTCCGGCAACTCGCTCAGCGCGAAGCGAAGGAGGTGTGCGAGCACGCGATGACGCTGGCGAATGAAAGCAGGGACACTAACGTGGTGGAGGGTCTCGTTATTACAGAGACCGGTCTTCCGGGCGTGCTGTTCAGTATGCTGGATACGGAAACCGATAGTAAACTAATCAAAGATATCCACGATACTTTGACGAGCATGCTTCAAATACTAGCGGACAACAATCTGTCGCAATGGTTGTCATTGTGTAAAGACGTCCTCACGATAGCTTCGGGTAAAACTTTTTCTCATACTATAAATTACTGTTGGAAAATTTGtctgataaaatgttttgttatGCAGAATCGAGCACAATCGAGGAGGGCAACGCGGCAAATGTGGAGGACAGCGCCGCCGATAATGAATCGGCGGACGCCGAAGGGGATGACGATCAGGCTGAGTTCCATGCCGACGAATCCACGAAGCAGCGGCCGTCCGTCACACCGCGATGGCCGACCAGAGTCTTCGCGGCGCAGTGCGTCAGGCGCATCGTCGCGGCCTGCGTAAATAATAAGCAGGCGCATTTTGATCTCGCCTTGGCCAAGGAGATGCAGCTGTCGAAGGGGAAAGGTGCGACTGACGCTGCTCCAGCATTGCTGCTTCTTTTAACTAGCAATAAACTTTTtgacttttaatatttatttttatcggatTTTTTTTAAGGAGATTTTCTGGTGCTGCATCTGTCGGACTTGGTGCGCATGGCGTTTATGGCTGCGACGAGCGATTGCGATCCATTGCGGCTCGAGGGTCTCAAAACTTTGCAAGAGATCATCGACAAATTCGCCAAAGTTCCCGAACCAGAGTTTCCCGGGCATCTGTTGCTTGAGCAGTTCCAGGCACAAGTGAGTTAATTTAATTCACTCAACGTTTTCTAAGGCCAGCGtttaatgttaattacattaaatatgaatatttaaaggtTGGAGCTGCTCTAAGACCGGCATTCTCCGCGGAAACACCGTCGCACGTCACAGCCGCGGCTTGCGAGGCTTGCAGCGCGTGGATCGGCAGCGGCGTCGCTAGGGACCTCAACGATCTACGAAGGGTGCATCAGCTGCTCGTGTCGTCTCTAGAGAAATTGAGGGAAGGTAATACTCGGCCACAGCTCTACAACGAGAGCTTGTCGACGCTGGAGAGATTGGCGATCCTAAAAGCGTGGGCAGAGGTATATTATCGCGCATTTaatatgtgcaataaaaatgtaatatttgagaaagtCACAAGAAAGAGGAGATTAAGTTTGATTTTATCTTGTTAACAGGTGTACGTAGTCGCAATGATAAGAGATGGATCCGCACTGAACAGCAAAGACACGGCTAATCGAAATGTGAATCAAGCCGACGAGGCTAATGAGGAGGATTTTGGGGAGTTTGAGTTTCAAAGCGAAAGTTTGCTGAGTCTCGTCCAGCCGGAGCTTTTGAGTCTGAGTCAACATTGGCTGTCTGCGTTGAGAGACCACGCGTTGCTTTCTTTGCCGCCAGGtaattgaagaaatataatgaaatgtgATAGcgcaaaaagaattaataaacaactgtgtgtcaaaattaatattctaagaaataatgaataaaattttcacttcAACAACATGTGTGCCATATTGCACATCgcaaattaagaaatttatagtGAATATATGtcgaaataaattgttacgcaagactttaatatttgttatagcTTTTTGttatgtattgtatttttttttgcattaatgaAAACTACGTTCTCGTGGGATTTTCGCAGAATTCTCCAGCCAGCTGCCGCACGACGGCGGTGCGTTTTACACGACAGACACCATGGAATCCGCGCGTCCTCACTACGTAGAATCGTGGGCGCCGATTCTCCACGCCGCGACTCTCTGGCTCAACGCGCGGGGATTTGAAATTGGAGACAGTAGCCAGGAGAGAGCGGCGGCGAATGCTACAAACAACAACAATcacagcaacaacaacaacaacaatgATGAAGCCGCAACTTCTACCACCAACACGAACATCGAACGTTTCCATTTGTTGTTCGGTGAATATGCAATATGtagaaattgttattatacaattatgatttgaagaaatacttacagtaattattatttgcaggTATATGCATGGAAGCTTTGTGCAGTCCTCGCTCTTCCGAATCGCCGCAGAATATAGAGACGTGTTTAAATGCTTTGTACACGCTACTCGATTCAACATGGGCGCGCAAAGTCTTCATCGCGGATCGTTCCTTGCCCATCGAGTTGTGCAATGTTCTGCATAGGTACGTATTTATGAGCGAGAATCTACAATCTATTTTTTGattgtgtaatattaatatcgaatATGTGCTTGTCTTTTAAAGATTGCTTTTAACGCGGGAGAGTTACGTCATTCAGATGATAGCGATGGAGGTGCTGAAGCAAGTGATGAAAGCAGCGCAAGAAGATCTTGTTGCGAGGAAAAAATTGAAGCTCAAAGGTGCGcgaacttaaaaattatttcttcgaCGTATTCGCACATAAACATAAatgcaatgtatttttttaataatagatgACGCATCGGCACACCAAGAGAGCAACGAAACGTCGGAGCTGGATCTGCTAGGCGAAGGAGAGGAAAGCGGCGAGCTCACGCCGGGCAAATCGTTAGTATTCGCTATCCTAGAAGTATGCTTGTGTCTTCTGGTGCGGCAGATACCGGCGTTGAATCCGAATCCCGGCAGTGCGACTGCCATTTTATCGCAGAAGGGATACGTACCGTCTGAGGAAAGCGGCAAGCTGATCGCGCTGTCTCTTAATATAATGGAATCTCTTCCCACTTTGTGCTCTCCGCAAGGTACTGTCAAAGTTATTAAGCATAGTTTAACTTAAAGCTTAGCATGAATTGAAATTTGTTAATCGTTAAAGTTAATTGgcgatttaatttatcttgtcTTCTTCGCTGCCTTCTAAAGGCGCGGTAGCGATTCTCCCGACGTTGCTGTATCTAGCAACGGGCGTGATACGGGAAACCGCGGTGCGTGCGGACAACGATACCAAACCGAGTTCGGAGGCGCCGGTCCATGCCGCGTTGCACTGCGTCAAGAGTCTTACGAATATCAAGTACGCTCGAGATCATAGGAGTCGCGAGCAATGGACAGGATTACTGCGCAGCGCACTTGCCAAAATCATCGATCTGGCCAAAACAGGTACGtcggttttattttttatcagtgAATATATAAGCGTCTTTTGTCTACaactttttattcataaaatatcagaaatcagaatgaaatattcttgtttcttattttagcaaaagttttaaaatgtgtatatatagtTAAAGCTTagtatatacattatttattttatttactttgcaGGAAATGATGAAACCAAGATGGATGAAGTAGCTATGATGCTGGGTATCGCGGTATTCGTGCTTCACGCATCGCCCGAAGTAGTGAGCGCTCCGAATCTTCAATTCCCGTGCATTAATCACTTCCGACATGCGTTCCAGTCTGAAAACCTGACGGTGAGTGAATGACGGACGAATGGAGCGTTATTCATGATTGCTAATTTCGAAgctaattgaaataattttgcatcagGTGAGGCTGAAATGCGTGCAAACgttaaaaacgatatttttgcATCCGGAGCGCAACATAAGTACTCCGTACATTCACGCGCTCGCGCCACGACTGGTGGAATACCTGTACAGCGACAGCAGCAAGCAGGTGACAAGCGACATGGAACTAACCTTCACATTAGAATGCATCAGCACGGTGGAAGCTCTCATAGGACTCGCCGATCTTCCTAACCGTAAGTTAACGCTGTAGAATTCACGAGAAACATTCGGTACAGAATTACGTCTCAACAATTAACCGatgaaatggaaaatattaatgcaaaatgtGTTAC
This DNA window, taken from Linepithema humile isolate Giens D197 chromosome 7, Lhum_UNIL_v1.0, whole genome shotgun sequence, encodes the following:
- the RpS3A gene encoding small ribosomal subunit protein eS1, which produces MAVGKNKGLSKGGKKGVKKKIVDPFTRKDWYDVKAPSMFANRQVGKTLVNRTQGTKIASEGLKFRVFEVSLADLQSDQDAERSFRKFRLIAEDVQGRNVLTNFHGMDLTTDKLRSMVKKWQTLIEANVDVKTTDGYLLRVFCIGFTNKDQLSTRKTCYAQHAQVKKIRAKMVETIQDDVTKTDLKGVVSKLLPDATAKDIEKASQGIYPLHDVYIRKVKVLKKPRFELSKLLELHGDGGGNKSEETGESGSKVDRPEGYEPPVQESV